One region of Novipirellula artificiosorum genomic DNA includes:
- a CDS encoding lactoylglutathione lyase family protein, translating to MTYPRTFSHIGISVTDLDQAVDFYTKTLGWYVIMPPTEIVSDDSAIGVMCDDVFGDGWERFRIAHLATGDRVGVELFEFKKAEKPANNFEYWKTGVFHFCVQDPDVEGLAKKIVANGGKQRMPVREYYPNEKPYRMVYCEDPFGNLIEIYSHSYELTYSAGAYQSDSD from the coding sequence ATGACGTATCCGAGAACCTTTTCCCACATCGGCATTTCCGTCACTGACCTCGACCAGGCAGTCGACTTTTACACGAAAACACTGGGATGGTACGTCATCATGCCGCCCACGGAAATCGTATCGGATGACTCGGCGATTGGAGTCATGTGCGATGATGTCTTCGGAGACGGCTGGGAGCGATTCCGAATTGCTCACCTAGCAACGGGCGACCGAGTTGGCGTCGAGTTGTTCGAATTTAAAAAGGCCGAAAAGCCAGCGAACAACTTTGAATACTGGAAGACAGGCGTGTTTCACTTCTGCGTACAGGACCCTGACGTAGAGGGTCTGGCAAAAAAAATCGTTGCGAACGGTGGCAAGCAACGGATGCCAGTTCGCGAGTACTATCCCAACGAAAAACCTTACCGGATGGTCTACTGCGAGGACCCTTTCGGAAATCTTATCGAGATCTATTCACATAGCTATGAACTGACGTATTCAGCCGGTGCCTACCAATCCGATTCCGATTGA
- a CDS encoding flagellar basal-body rod protein FlgG, whose protein sequence is MRLIATLGLVVSFCFSIQAEDSPTVTDVNKQLLTIELESYLNAYKNASANIRELETKLAQTNTAESRATLEANRDSLRVHLDALAVRANETAIRIGKTQTGTSKKKTLPDGTRVYLRNRLKSTGRDLDVAIKGRGFFQAVDPNTNAKVYARVGGLDIDANGYLVLGSARSGLLITPSIQLPADTIAIVVSPSGETWCRQPGETELRLLGQMELSQFANPGGLQEIDENLFSETEASGTASVTRPGQDGAGIIRQGCIEESDSTRVRELIEQLVDLLTADHSTESLRPR, encoded by the coding sequence ATGCGTTTGATAGCAACTCTCGGACTTGTCGTTTCGTTTTGTTTCTCGATACAAGCAGAGGATTCGCCAACCGTAACGGACGTCAACAAACAGTTACTGACGATCGAATTGGAAAGCTACTTAAACGCTTACAAGAACGCTTCGGCGAACATTCGCGAGCTTGAGACAAAACTTGCTCAGACCAACACCGCCGAATCGAGAGCAACATTAGAAGCGAATCGTGACAGCCTACGCGTGCATCTTGACGCGTTGGCAGTTCGTGCAAACGAAACCGCGATACGGATCGGTAAAACGCAGACGGGGACCAGCAAAAAAAAGACTCTACCAGATGGCACACGGGTCTATCTTCGAAACCGACTGAAATCGACCGGTCGCGATTTAGATGTTGCGATTAAGGGCCGGGGTTTCTTTCAGGCAGTCGATCCAAACACAAATGCGAAGGTTTATGCACGCGTCGGCGGTCTCGACATCGACGCCAATGGCTACTTGGTGTTGGGTTCTGCCAGATCTGGCCTCCTAATCACGCCATCGATCCAGCTCCCTGCGGATACGATTGCCATCGTAGTTTCGCCAAGTGGAGAAACGTGGTGCAGACAACCTGGCGAGACGGAATTGCGGCTGTTGGGTCAGATGGAATTGTCGCAGTTCGCTAATCCTGGCGGCTTGCAGGAGATCGATGAGAATCTGTTTTCGGAAACCGAGGCGTCCGGAACTGCGAGTGTGACGAGGCCGGGCCAAGATGGCGCCGGAATTATTCGTCAAGGATGCATTGAGGAATCCGATAGCACACGGGTCCGTGAATTAATCGAACAATTGGTCGATTTGCTCACCGCTGATCATTCTACAGAGTCCTTGCGACCACGCTGA
- a CDS encoding ISKra4 family transposase, with the protein MIRVSHYPFHKGKEAATMKIADSVQQCNPEQIQANMNSIVEELKTTVQSAAASADSFDSVERKVLLSVLQLGYQALELLLSLQGDGDLGEQIDTTDGKIIKRSQTKSITKLRSIFGEHSFEQSTYATGKNKPIDLRPISARLSLPTARWSFLLQEFSQMLGVDQAYDXAMQNLGXILGNHFSVDTAERINGNMGRNAGEFLGXLPLPVEGSEGKLXVATGDCKGVPLVKNDSQKVAAFESAKTNPGNRRMATVASVYSVDPHIRTAEDITAALFRDEPDEDAIKKPRPTPKNKNTTAHFPELADDGDGGKLAISGIHVGMAWIAGQVLARRRPGQVLIALMDGQESLWNTFKMYFHFGTRTIPILDILHALSYVWEAASLFEKDDTAKRAFTRERLLRILRGEVAGVIQGLRMLGTRRGLRGERLRSLQGICGYLEKNSDRMRYDEYLRRGYPIASGVIEGACRHLVKDRMERSGMRWTLEGARSMLNVRAAFQSDHWRTFIDWHMQYEIDQAHPNRNLIQHYTPPKLAC; encoded by the coding sequence ATGATTCGGGTATCTCACTATCCGTTTCACAAAGGCAAGGAGGCCGCCACGATGAAAATCGCCGATTCGGTTCAACAATGCAACCCCGAACAGATCCAAGCTAACATGAACTCGATTGTTGAAGAGCTCAAAACCACCGTGCAATCGGCTGCGGCATCGGCAGACAGCTTTGATAGCGTGGAAAGAAAAGTGTTGCTCAGCGTGCTTCAATTGGGCTACCAAGCCCTGGAACTGCTGCTTTCTCTCCAAGGTGACGGCGATCTTGGTGAGCAGATCGATACCACCGACGGCAAGATCATTAAACGTAGCCAAACCAAATCGATCACCAAACTGCGATCCATTTTCGGCGAGCATTCCTTCGAACAATCCACCTATGCGACGGGCAAGAACAAACCGATCGATCTGCGTCCGATCAGTGCCCGTCTGTCGTTGCCCACTGCCCGCTGGTCGTTTCTGCTGCAAGAGTTCTCCCAGATGCTTGGCGTTGATCAAGCTTACGACCANGCGATGCAAAACCTNGGCANGATTCTCGGCAACCACTTCAGCGTCGATACAGCCGAGCGAATCAACGGAAACATGGGACGCAACGCCGGCGAATTTCTTGGTGANCTTCCGCTGCCAGTCGAGGGAAGCGAAGGAAAACTGNTGGTCGCCACGGGCGATTGCAAGGGAGTTCCGTTGGTCAAGAACGACAGCCAGAAAGTCGCCGCCTTTGAATCGGCCAAGACCAACCCAGGTAATCGGCGCATGGCGACTGTCGCGAGCGTCTATTCGGTCGATCCACACATCCGCACTGCCGAAGACATTACGGCGGCATTGTTTCGCGATGAACCCGACGAGGACGCGATCAAAAAACCACGCCCCACGCCGAAAAACAAAAACACAACGGCACACTTTCCGGAGCTTGCCGACGACGGCGATGGAGGCAAACTTGCGATCAGTGGCATACATGTCGGAATGGCTTGGATCGCCGGACAGGTGCTGGCCCGCCGCCGTCCTGGTCAGGTTCTGATTGCCTTGATGGATGGCCAAGAAAGCCTCTGGAATACGTTCAAAATGTATTTCCACTTCGGTACCCGCACGATTCCGATCTTGGATATCTTGCACGCATTGTCCTACGTCTGGGAGGCGGCAAGTTTGTTTGAAAAGGACGATACCGCCAAACGAGCGTTTACTCGTGAAAGATTGTTGAGAATCCTTCGTGGCGAGGTAGCCGGAGTGATCCAGGGCTTGCGAATGCTGGGAACTCGGCGGGGGCTTCGCGGTGAGCGATTGAGGTCGCTGCAAGGAATCTGTGGTTATCTTGAGAAGAACTCGGATCGAATGCGGTACGACGAGTATCTTCGTCGTGGCTACCCGATCGCTTCGGGTGTCATCGAGGGTGCATGTCGTCATCTTGTTAAAGATCGAATGGAACGTAGCGGGATGCGTTGGACGCTCGAAGGTGCTCGCTCAATGCTGAACGTAAGAGCGGCCTTTCAAAGCGACCACTGGCGAACCTTCATCGACTGGCATATGCAATACGAAATCGATCAAGCTCACCCAAATCGAAACCTGATTCAGCACTACACTCCACCAAAGCTCGCATGTTGA
- a CDS encoding CoA transferase, with the protein MDFSHVYQGPVGTQILADYGADVIKVERPGNGDWSRSWGPFSKDVSMPFANLNRNKRSITVDMKHGEGKGV; encoded by the coding sequence CTGGACTTTAGCCACGTCTACCAAGGCCCGGTTGGAACTCAAATTCTTGCGGACTACGGCGCAGACGTCATCAAGGTCGAGCGTCCCGGCAACGGGGACTGGAGTCGATCGTGGGGACCGTTTTCAAAAGACGTCTCAATGCCCTTTGCCAACTTGAACCGAAACAAGCGTTCAATCACCGTCGACATGAAGCATGGCGAGGGCAAAGGGGTGTAA
- a CDS encoding sialate O-acetylesterase produces the protein MKKRVIHCCKIFTLLLGTLAQAAIIVDFTHQDGTHVIRAADVYSLSGDTWAPICADDYSIATYAPRIFSDIWAVGIYLKQTSASQTILQLTDFQVSATTTNNPLVDIDFANIFSNGCVLQRGQTVPIWGTATPGDTITVEMNGQSQQGIADGQGNWRIALDPETAGGPYTLGATGSVSGPAELTLVYFGDVWILTGQSNMYQTLGGQVRNFPDDYPAVPDNSDNFDDMRFAIVDIVTANTAADDVTMERSWTRWQKSALGSMSTVGYFFARALNEQMDANGMADVPLGFIKVCKGGTSIEEWIAEDKWRAAKTANPGLVVASDASGYYNGMMAPIQDYAIKGAIWYQGEAHTASLTRIEQYPILKQTLVEAWREQWNNPDMPFYFVQLAPYKAYTPLPADELWAWMRESQESCQSISNTAMACIIDGGHQCEIHPPFKDRVGERLARLALDQTYGISTVHRGPTLQAMSISGSVATLTFHNVASGLETRANDSQPDADEIAEGYLPVSVSANELAGFFLCGADKRFYPALEATITASNQVRISNPSDVPSPVAVRYAFQNYPRCNLFNSEGLPAEPFRTDDYDFGEAQTETNGHRSENTKPSRRRS, from the coding sequence ATGAAAAAACGAGTGATTCATTGCTGCAAGATCTTCACGCTGCTGTTGGGAACTCTTGCGCAGGCGGCAATCATTGTCGATTTTACGCATCAGGATGGAACGCATGTTATCCGCGCCGCAGATGTATATTCCCTGAGCGGAGATACCTGGGCACCCATTTGTGCGGATGATTATTCGATAGCCACGTATGCACCCCGAATCTTTTCGGATATTTGGGCGGTCGGGATCTATCTCAAGCAGACATCGGCTAGCCAGACCATTCTTCAGCTCACCGATTTTCAGGTGTCGGCGACCACGACGAACAATCCATTGGTCGATATCGATTTTGCGAATATATTTTCCAACGGATGTGTGCTGCAGCGGGGCCAGACTGTTCCGATCTGGGGCACTGCGACCCCAGGCGATACGATCACGGTGGAAATGAATGGCCAGTCGCAACAGGGCATTGCCGATGGGCAGGGCAACTGGCGCATCGCGCTGGATCCGGAAACGGCAGGCGGTCCCTATACGCTGGGCGCCACGGGAAGCGTTAGCGGTCCGGCTGAACTGACGTTGGTCTACTTTGGGGATGTGTGGATTTTGACGGGGCAGTCCAATATGTATCAGACTCTAGGAGGGCAGGTCAGGAATTTTCCGGATGACTATCCGGCAGTGCCAGACAACAGTGATAATTTTGATGACATGCGTTTTGCGATTGTGGACATCGTTACGGCGAACACGGCGGCGGACGATGTGACCATGGAGCGTTCTTGGACCCGCTGGCAGAAAAGTGCGCTGGGATCCATGTCGACCGTGGGCTATTTCTTTGCGCGCGCCCTCAACGAACAGATGGACGCCAACGGCATGGCGGATGTGCCGCTCGGCTTCATCAAAGTGTGCAAGGGCGGTACGTCGATTGAAGAGTGGATTGCCGAGGATAAATGGAGGGCCGCCAAAACGGCTAACCCGGGACTGGTCGTCGCGTCCGATGCCAGCGGCTACTACAACGGTATGATGGCGCCGATTCAGGATTATGCGATCAAGGGCGCAATCTGGTATCAGGGCGAGGCGCACACCGCGTCCCTGACCCGAATCGAACAATATCCGATTCTGAAGCAGACGCTGGTGGAGGCCTGGCGCGAGCAGTGGAATAATCCAGACATGCCGTTCTATTTTGTGCAGCTCGCGCCCTATAAAGCTTATACACCGCTGCCGGCGGATGAGTTGTGGGCCTGGATGCGTGAGAGCCAGGAATCATGCCAGTCTATCTCCAATACCGCCATGGCGTGCATCATTGATGGTGGACATCAGTGCGAGATTCATCCCCCCTTCAAGGACCGAGTGGGAGAGCGTCTGGCGCGCCTTGCACTGGATCAGACTTATGGTATTTCGACAGTTCACCGTGGCCCGACGTTGCAGGCTATGTCCATTAGCGGTTCAGTCGCCACGCTTACGTTCCATAACGTGGCATCCGGTCTCGAAACACGGGCGAACGATTCGCAGCCGGACGCAGATGAAATCGCGGAGGGTTATCTTCCTGTATCCGTTTCCGCGAACGAGTTGGCTGGATTCTTCCTCTGCGGCGCAGATAAGCGGTTTTATCCAGCGTTGGAGGCAACCATCACGGCTTCCAACCAGGTGCGCATTTCCAATCCGTCCGACGTCCCATCGCCGGTCGCGGTGCGCTATGCCTTTCAGAATTATCCGCGTTGCAATCTCTTCAACAGCGAAGGGCTTCCCGCCGAACCGTTCCGTACGGATGACTATGACTTTGGCGAAGCGCAGACAGAAACCAATGGGCACCGTTCTGAAAATACGAAACCTTCTCGCAGGAGGAGCTGA